A segment of the Sporichthya brevicatena genome:
GCGCTCGTCGTCGACGCGGCCGTCCCGGCCGCCGAGGTGGAGGCCGCGCTGCGGGCCGGCGCCGGCGATCTGCTGGAGTCGATCCGGCTGTTCGACGTGTACGCGGGGGAGCGGATCGGCGAGGGCCGCAAGTCGCTCGCGTTCGCCCTGCGCTTCCGGGCACCGGACCGGACACTCACCGTGGAGGAGGCGACTGCAGCGCGTGACGCCGCCGTCGCGGCCGCCACCGCCGCGACCGGAGCCACGCTCCGCGGCTGAGGCTCGCGAGCCCACGCGACACGCCCGTCGGGTTGCCCGATTCGCGGAAAAGGCCGTCAGGACCCGGTCAAGTGTGAGTCTCATCGCACGGATCCTGCGCACCTTTCCACGATCGACCACGGAACCTGGACGGGATGGACGGACGCCCACCCACCCGGCACGCCGCCCCCCGCCGACGCCGGTTCGGCGCGCGGGTCGGGCGGATGGTGCTGACCGGGGGCGCCGCGATCGTCTGTGCGCTGGGGGTCACCGGGGCGCTGGACCCGTCCACGCACGTCACCGAGGCCACCGCGATCACGCCGACGACGTTCGGTGTTCAACCGGGCCCCCTCAAGGCCTCCGTGGCCAAGGGTGCCCGGGACGCCGCGGCAGCAGCTCCGGCCTGGGCGAAGGGCCTCCCGGAGGACACCACCCAGGTTCTGCGGACCGTCCGGACCGACCGCTGGTGCAAGCAGGTCTGGTGCGCGCGGACCGAGGCCTGGGAGCGGGTCGACGGCATCTGGCGGATCGCCACCCGCGGCAGCAGGGAGAACGCCCGTCCGATGGTCGTGCGCTCCCAGATCGGCCAGAACGGCTTCGCCTCGCCCGGGGTGCGGCGCCAGGGAGACATGCGCACCCCGAGCGGGATCTACGGCATCGTCACCACGTTCTCCACGACC
Coding sequences within it:
- a CDS encoding L,D-transpeptidase family protein, with protein sequence MDGRPPTRHAAPRRRRFGARVGRMVLTGGAAIVCALGVTGALDPSTHVTEATAITPTTFGVQPGPLKASVAKGARDAAAAAPAWAKGLPEDTTQVLRTVRTDRWCKQVWCARTEAWERVDGIWRIATRGSRENARPMVVRSQIGQNGFASPGVRRQGDMRTPSGIYGIVTTFSTTKESPTAMPWRRRLPTSVVSDARGRTYNTWIEVKGARGGDRRMMSWGLWIDWNNPRLSVGEGLAPVPGRGSGIFMHTSNAGAPWVPTAGCVQLGNPADMEWVVRWLKPEANPRIVNNR